A single window of Pygocentrus nattereri isolate fPygNat1 chromosome 24, fPygNat1.pri, whole genome shotgun sequence DNA harbors:
- the ica1 gene encoding islet cell autoantigen 1, which produces MDGGNYGFPREYLDRFVQSQDSSVVNKFQQKYWKTKQTLIKVTGKKEDEHVVASDADLDAKLEVFHSVQRTCMELLKVIEQYQRRICFLSQEENELGRFLRSQGSQDKSRAGKIMQATGKALCFSSQQRLALRVPLCRLYQEVETFRYRAISDTWLTVNRMEQARTEYRGALLWMKDVSQELDPDTHKQMEKFRKVQAQVRLTKTSFDKLKNDVCQKVDLLGASRCNLLSHVLTNYQTTLLHFWEKTSHTMAAIHESFKGCQTYDLSALKMLQNKGSDQGAKKRVKKKNKAKTEEEDQPTTEDTLISIEEEDLNKDTSQSGLEEALSSSGQEKDSLSLLSEILGSSSLEEGDFSREWREVFGEDECLDSGSSSAAGLSDVQLEEEKGSFFLPSRLLDQNIHNLQSAVSGWTMANPQSTAGPTEQTAGANRITSKSTARDTPETLKDRSTWFNLFADLDPLTNPDAVGRTDKEHELLKA; this is translated from the exons ATGGACGGGGGAAACTA TGGCTTCCCGCGGGAGTATTTGGATCGTTTTGTCCAAAGTCAAGACTCCTCTGTGGTGAACAAGTTCCAGCAGAAGTACTGGAAAACCAAACAGACGCTAATCAAAGTCACGGGGAAGAAGGAAGACGAGCATGTGGTCGCCTCGGACGCAGACTTGGATGCCAAACTCGAG GTGTTTCACTCTGTGCAGAGGACGTGCATGGAGCTCCTCAAAGTGATCGAACAGTACCAGAGAAGAATATGTT TTTTATCTCAGGAGGAGAACGAGTTGGGCCGCTTCCTGCGTTCGCAGGGGTCTCAGGACAAAAGCCGAGCGGGGAAGATCATGCAGGCTACGGGAAAAGCCCTCTGCTTCTCCTCTCAGCAAAG GCTGGCGTTGCGTGTCCCGCTGTGCCGCCTGTACCAGGAGGTGGAGACGTTTCGTTACAGGGCCATCTCAGACACGTGGCTGACCGTGAACAGGATGGAGCAGGCCAGGACGGAGTACCGGGGGGCGCTGCTGTGGATGAAGGATGTGTCTCAGGAGCTTGACCCCGACACGCACAAACAGATGGAGAAATTCCGCAAG GTTCAGGCGCAGGTGCGTCTCACCAAGACGAGCTTTGACAAGCTGAAGAATGACGTTTGCCAGAAGGTGGATTTACTGGGAGCCAGCCGTTGTAACCTGCTTTCTCATGTTCTCACAAACTACCAG ACCACGCTGTTGCATTTCTGGGAGAAAACATCTCACACCATGGCCGCCATCCACGAGAGCTTCAAAGGCTGCCAGACCTACGATCTCTCAGCGCTTAAG atgctGCAGAATAAAGGTTCTGATCAgggagcaaagaaaagagtgaaaaagaaaaacaaggcaaaaacagaggaagaggaCCAACCAACCACAGAGGACAC ACTTATTTCAATAGAAGAAGAGGATCTAAATAAGGACACGAGTCAGTCAG gcCTAGAGGAGGCGCTGTCCAGCAGTGGTCAGGAGAAGGACAGCCTGAGTCTGCTGAGCGAGATATTGGGCTCGAGCTCGTTGGAGGAGGGCGATTTCTCCCGCGAGTGGAGGGAGGTGTTCGGGGAGGATGAGTGCCTGGACAGCGGAAGCAGCAGTGCTGCCGGACTGTCAGatgtccagctggaggaggagaagggTTCATTCTTCCTCCCTTCACGCCTGCTAGACCAGAACATTCACAACTTGCAGTCTGCAGTCTCAG GCTGGACTATGGCTAATCCACAGAGCACCGCCGGCCCAACTGAACAAACGGCTGGAGCCAATCGGATCACTTCCAAATCCACCGCGAGAG ACACCCCTGAAACCTTAAAGGATCGCTCTACGTGGTTCAACCTGTTCGCTGATCTGGATCCTCTGACCAACCCGGACGCAGTGGGCAGAACAGACAAGGAGCACGAGCTGCTTAAGGCATGA